One Acidobacteriota bacterium DNA window includes the following coding sequences:
- a CDS encoding MGMT family protein: protein MKPFFTRAWELVRQVPRGRVVTYGQVAHALGEPRGARTVGWALRAAPEGLPWHRVINADGRISPAGRDPGDLDLQRALLESEGVRFGPDGRVDLRHYRWPGPGPLPG from the coding sequence ATGAAACCCTTCTTCACGCGGGCCTGGGAGTTGGTGCGGCAGGTGCCGCGAGGCCGGGTGGTGACCTACGGCCAGGTGGCCCACGCCCTCGGCGAGCCCCGGGGCGCCCGGACGGTGGGCTGGGCCCTGCGGGCCGCGCCGGAGGGCCTCCCCTGGCACCGGGTGATCAACGCCGACGGGCGGATCAGCCCCGCCGGCCGCGACCCCGGGGACCTCGACCTGCAGCGGGCGCTGCTGGAGTCTGAAGGCGTCCGTTTCGGTCCCGACGGCCGAGTCGACCTCCGGCATTACCGCTGGCCCGGCCCCGGCCCACTCCCCGGATAG
- a CDS encoding FeoA domain-containing protein has protein sequence MQDHNIRDEILEAVWTCREEGIRTLTALKGKDPGYFEEARLRPLLEEKLIRLEGDDLVLTAEGEEAARGVIRRHRLAERLLKDVLNLEEESSEDEACTFEHTLTPGIVDSICTLLGHPSQCPHGLPIPEGECCRQARNSVEAIVAPLPQIKVGEPAVVSYISSRNYNRIKKLYSFGIHPGTAVTLVQRSPAVVVKVEETQVAIEQSVAEEIYVRRDG, from the coding sequence ATGCAAGACCACAACATCCGAGACGAGATCCTGGAAGCGGTATGGACCTGCCGGGAGGAAGGGATTCGGACCCTGACCGCCCTGAAGGGCAAGGACCCGGGATATTTCGAGGAGGCCCGCCTTCGCCCCCTGCTGGAGGAGAAACTGATCCGGCTGGAGGGGGATGACCTCGTGCTGACGGCGGAGGGGGAGGAGGCCGCCCGCGGCGTCATCCGACGCCACCGCCTGGCGGAGCGGCTGCTGAAGGACGTCCTGAACCTGGAGGAGGAGTCCTCGGAGGACGAGGCCTGCACCTTCGAGCACACCCTGACGCCGGGCATCGTGGATTCCATCTGCACCCTCCTCGGGCACCCCTCCCAGTGCCCCCACGGGCTGCCCATCCCCGAGGGCGAGTGCTGCCGGCAGGCCCGGAACTCCGTGGAAGCCATCGTGGCGCCCCTCCCCCAGATCAAGGTGGGCGAACCGGCGGTGGTTTCCTACATCTCCTCCCGCAACTACAACCGGATCAAGAAGCTCTATTCGTTCGGCATCCACCCGGGGACGGCGGTCACCCTCGTCCAGCGGTCCCCGGCCGTGGTGGTGAAGGTCGAGGAGACCCAGGTGGCCATCGAGCAGTCGGTGGCGGAAGAGATCTACGTCCGCCGCGACGGGTGA
- a CDS encoding SAP domain-containing protein: protein MRLEEIKKIAQGFGIRPQGMKKGELIRTIQTTEQNIPCYGTERVDHCHETRCLWSGDCRREREARAGHS, encoded by the coding sequence ATGAGACTGGAGGAGATCAAGAAAATCGCCCAGGGGTTCGGAATCCGACCCCAGGGGATGAAGAAGGGCGAGTTGATCCGCACCATCCAGACCACGGAGCAAAACATCCCTTGCTACGGGACCGAGCGCGTGGATCACTGCCACGAGACGCGGTGCCTATGGTCCGGGGATTGCCGGAGAGAACGCGAGGCCCGGGCCGGTCACTCCTGA
- a CDS encoding DNA-processing protein DprA, protein MIGRIRREDPEFPAALRDRSGEGAPDGLFFLGETGVLRQPLLGLVCSVRCPGGIVLRTFDAARALRDAGVAVIGGFHSPMEKECLDILLRGPQPVVLCPARGLAGMRLGPVPRQVLREGRLLVLSPFAENIRRTTTARAVQRNHRVAALAEALWVPHASPGGKAWTTVHAALARRQPVFTFVNEHNGGLLEAGARPFTELDLAALANR, encoded by the coding sequence ATGATCGGCCGCATCCGGCGCGAAGACCCCGAGTTCCCGGCCGCCCTGCGGGACCGGTCGGGCGAGGGGGCCCCCGACGGCCTTTTCTTCCTGGGCGAAACCGGGGTCCTCCGCCAGCCGCTCCTGGGGTTGGTCTGCTCGGTCCGGTGCCCCGGCGGCATCGTCCTCCGGACCTTCGACGCCGCCCGGGCGCTGCGGGACGCGGGTGTGGCGGTGATCGGAGGTTTCCACTCGCCGATGGAAAAGGAGTGCCTGGACATCCTCCTCCGGGGCCCCCAGCCGGTGGTCCTCTGCCCGGCCCGGGGGCTGGCCGGCATGCGCCTCGGCCCGGTCCCGCGGCAGGTGCTGCGGGAGGGGCGGCTGCTGGTCCTCTCGCCCTTCGCGGAGAATATCCGGCGAACGACGACCGCCCGGGCGGTGCAGCGGAACCACCGGGTGGCGGCCCTTGCCGAGGCGCTGTGGGTCCCCCACGCCTCTCCCGGCGGAAAGGCCTGGACTACCGTTCATGCCGCCCTGGCGCGGCGGCAGCCGGTCTTCACCTTCGTCAACGAACACAATGGCGGATTACTCGAAGCGGGGGCGCGCCCCTTCACCGAGTTGGATCTCGCGGCTTTGGCAAACCGATAA
- a CDS encoding HAD hydrolase family protein — MRIRPGAHFDLNTVRLIVTDLDGVWTDGSIWFDDWGNEFKRFSAMDGFGIQLGRKAGLAFAILSGRCSACVVHRAAGLGIDDVVQGSGDKVADLDRICGRFGVKPDQTLYMGDDLPDAGAMARAGVSVTVPHAPEALRALAHAVTDAPAGDGALREMVEWVLAGQGRLDALVSSFLAAPGDTP; from the coding sequence ATGCGGATTCGCCCCGGCGCCCATTTCGACCTGAACACCGTCCGCCTGATCGTGACCGACCTCGACGGGGTCTGGACGGACGGGTCCATCTGGTTCGACGACTGGGGGAACGAGTTCAAGCGCTTCTCCGCCATGGACGGCTTCGGCATCCAACTCGGCCGGAAGGCGGGGCTGGCCTTCGCCATCCTCTCCGGCCGCTGTTCCGCGTGCGTCGTCCACCGGGCCGCAGGGCTCGGCATCGACGACGTCGTGCAGGGCAGCGGCGACAAGGTGGCGGACCTCGACCGGATCTGCGGCCGCTTCGGGGTGAAGCCGGACCAGACCCTCTACATGGGCGACGACCTTCCCGACGCCGGCGCCATGGCCCGCGCCGGCGTGTCCGTGACTGTCCCCCACGCGCCGGAAGCGCTCCGCGCCCTGGCCCACGCGGTCACCGACGCGCCCGCCGGCGACGGCGCCCTTCGTGAGATGGTGGAGTGGGTGCTCGCGGGCCAGGGGCGCCTGGACGCGCTGGTGTCGTCGTTCCTGGCCGCCCCCGGAGACACCCCATGA
- a CDS encoding HEAT repeat domain-containing protein, whose product MHFKLILKYFVLPVLVVGGLVFAIFHRPIVRYLRVSWCFDTIVSEDTSFEKAEAACNTIIAMGAEAEPYLLEKAKESPKAQERKIALYLLGNIKSEAAVPLLLRSLTDSNELVRLGAIQGLKYMMQKEFVEHVGALIRDPSPDVRMWAAEALGKVPTEQSAKILARFIAHERNRFNVRGWYQAWMSYTQVMPADGVVSVRYRVNDTFEIVEDNMASKAMYTYYFLVVKEPDGKTKYLCVPMETWDQFKENDRLVKPAGVKLPAHA is encoded by the coding sequence GTGCACTTCAAACTGATCCTCAAGTATTTCGTGCTCCCCGTCCTCGTGGTCGGCGGGCTGGTCTTCGCGATCTTCCACCGGCCCATCGTCCGCTACCTCCGGGTGAGCTGGTGTTTCGACACCATCGTGTCCGAGGACACGAGCTTCGAAAAGGCCGAGGCCGCCTGCAACACCATCATCGCCATGGGCGCCGAGGCGGAACCGTACCTCCTGGAGAAGGCCAAGGAGAGCCCCAAGGCCCAGGAGCGCAAGATCGCCCTCTACCTCCTGGGGAACATCAAGAGCGAGGCGGCGGTGCCCCTCCTCCTCCGGAGCCTCACCGACAGCAACGAACTCGTCCGCCTGGGGGCGATCCAGGGGCTTAAGTACATGATGCAAAAAGAGTTCGTTGAACACGTCGGGGCCCTGATCCGGGACCCCTCGCCCGACGTCCGGATGTGGGCGGCCGAGGCCCTGGGGAAGGTGCCCACCGAGCAGAGCGCGAAAATCCTCGCCCGTTTCATTGCGCACGAGCGCAACCGGTTCAACGTCCGCGGCTGGTACCAGGCCTGGATGTCCTACACCCAGGTGATGCCCGCGGACGGCGTGGTGAGCGTCCGCTACCGGGTCAACGACACCTTCGAGATCGTGGAGGACAACATGGCCAGCAAGGCGATGTACACCTACTACTTTCTCGTCGTCAAGGAGCCGGACGGCAAGACGAAGTACCTGTGCGTCCCCATGGAGACCTGGGACCAGTTCAAGGAGAACGACCGGCTGGTCAAGCCCGCCGGCGTGAAGTTGCCCGCCCATGCCTGA
- a CDS encoding 4'-phosphopantetheinyl transferase superfamily protein, translated as MAASPSHPEPQTPDRLRPGEVHLWLADGEGEPAPPDDGGGVLSEDERARAARFRFPVHARRFRFAHVVLRRVLSRYAGSPPGELSFETGTYGKPRLAPVSGEAPPFRFNLAHSGDLVLVGVCRDGETGVDLEAVDPAVDVRGIGRRFFHPAEVRVLEGLSGEACVDAFFRIWTRKEAFVKAVGAGLFLCLPSVDVTAGRVRLPEGAPRGASGGDFRLVDLPSVEGFRAAAAVPPEVRTVRCLAWNNTGRVRPWPMPNS; from the coding sequence ATGGCCGCGAGCCCGTCTCACCCCGAACCCCAGACCCCGGACCGCCTCCGGCCGGGCGAGGTGCACCTCTGGCTGGCGGACGGCGAAGGGGAGCCGGCGCCACCTGACGACGGGGGCGGCGTCCTCTCGGAGGACGAGAGGGCCCGGGCCGCGCGGTTCCGTTTCCCGGTGCACGCCCGGCGCTTCCGCTTCGCCCACGTCGTGCTCCGGCGGGTCCTGTCGCGTTACGCGGGCTCCCCGCCCGGGGAACTCTCCTTCGAGACGGGGACCTACGGCAAGCCCCGCCTCGCGCCGGTTTCGGGGGAGGCGCCCCCTTTCCGTTTCAACCTGGCCCACTCCGGCGACCTGGTCCTGGTGGGCGTCTGCCGGGATGGGGAGACGGGGGTGGACCTCGAGGCCGTCGACCCGGCGGTGGACGTGCGGGGGATCGGGCGCCGCTTCTTTCACCCCGCGGAGGTCCGGGTGCTGGAGGGCCTCTCCGGCGAGGCCTGCGTGGACGCGTTCTTCCGGATCTGGACACGCAAGGAGGCCTTCGTCAAGGCGGTGGGCGCCGGCCTGTTCCTGTGCCTTCCGTCGGTGGACGTGACCGCCGGCCGCGTCCGCCTCCCGGAGGGGGCGCCGCGGGGGGCCTCGGGGGGCGACTTCCGGCTGGTCGATCTGCCGTCCGTCGAAGGGTTCCGGGCCGCGGCCGCGGTCCCTCCCGAGGTCCGCACCGTTCGCTGCCTGGCGTGGAATAATACCGGGAGGGTCCGGCCGTGGCCGATGCCCAACTCCTGA
- a CDS encoding ATP-binding protein: MSIADRLARFQAILEGFDGYIYVCSRDYRVEYMNDNLIRRTGYDGTGRLCYEVLHNRDSVCPWCVNERVFAGETVRWEIQSPKDNLWFYVINTPVRLDGDTVSKQSLFVDITDRKRMERELVDARDRLETRVRERTRELELTNRSLAREVRKRKRAETALRESERALRRLSDHLLRAQETERRRLSVELHDEMGQALTVLKLRVRAIARKLPAEEPLLREECEKMIGYADELIERVRRLSMDLSPPALEDLGLSAAVRNLVEEFAPHFHVVLESDPAVLDGFTSPEARILVYRVLQEAFTNIARHAEARNVRFGVRRTRGGMVVRIADDGVGFDPRAVAAKAPGRRGLGLTAMRERVRVLGGRLTVGGGPGCGTLLTLTLPVSDEG, from the coding sequence ATGAGCATCGCCGACCGCCTGGCCCGGTTCCAGGCCATCCTGGAAGGCTTCGACGGCTACATCTACGTCTGCTCCCGGGACTACCGCGTGGAGTACATGAACGACAACCTCATCCGGCGGACCGGCTACGACGGTACGGGCAGGCTCTGCTACGAGGTCCTCCACAACCGGGACTCCGTCTGCCCCTGGTGCGTCAACGAGCGGGTCTTCGCGGGGGAGACCGTGCGGTGGGAGATCCAGAGCCCCAAGGACAACCTTTGGTTCTACGTCATCAACACCCCGGTGCGCCTCGACGGGGACACCGTTTCCAAGCAGAGCCTCTTCGTCGACATCACCGACCGGAAGCGGATGGAGCGCGAGCTGGTCGACGCCCGGGACCGGCTCGAGACCCGGGTCAGGGAACGGACGCGGGAGCTGGAGCTGACCAACCGGTCGCTGGCCCGGGAGGTCCGGAAGCGCAAGCGGGCGGAGACGGCCCTGCGGGAGTCGGAGCGGGCCCTGCGCCGCCTGTCGGACCACCTGCTGCGGGCGCAGGAAACCGAGCGCCGCCGCCTTTCGGTGGAGCTGCACGACGAGATGGGCCAGGCCCTGACGGTCCTCAAGCTCCGGGTCCGCGCCATCGCCCGGAAGCTCCCGGCGGAAGAGCCGCTTCTCCGGGAGGAGTGCGAGAAGATGATAGGCTATGCCGACGAACTCATCGAGCGGGTGCGGAGGCTCTCCATGGACCTCTCGCCGCCCGCCCTCGAGGACCTCGGGCTCTCCGCCGCCGTCCGGAACCTGGTGGAGGAGTTCGCGCCCCACTTCCACGTCGTCCTGGAGAGCGACCCCGCCGTTCTGGACGGCTTCACCTCCCCCGAAGCCCGGATCCTGGTTTACCGCGTCCTCCAGGAGGCCTTCACCAACATCGCCCGCCACGCGGAGGCCCGCAACGTGCGGTTCGGGGTCCGCCGCACCCGGGGTGGCATGGTGGTGCGCATCGCCGACGACGGGGTGGGCTTCGACCCCCGGGCCGTGGCGGCGAAGGCCCCGGGGCGCCGCGGCCTGGGGCTGACCGCCATGAGGGAACGGGTCCGGGTCCTGGGCGGCCGCCTGACGGTCGGCGGGGGCCCGGGGTGCGGCACCCTGCTCACCCTCACCCTGCCGGTGAGCGACGAGGGATGA
- a CDS encoding HEPN domain-containing protein: protein MPNRFMDWFQQACRDLEQAEDSRRAGRHEWACFASHQAAEKAVKALHLHRGQEAWGHVVARLLKELPEAVRPGEDLLDRGKVLDAYYIAPRYPNGHPEGAPFEHYGSLQSTEAINHAREIVEFVRARLA from the coding sequence ATGCCGAACCGTTTCATGGACTGGTTCCAACAGGCCTGCCGGGACCTGGAACAGGCGGAGGACAGCCGGCGCGCCGGTCGCCACGAGTGGGCGTGCTTTGCTTCCCACCAGGCGGCGGAGAAGGCGGTGAAGGCCCTTCACCTGCACCGGGGCCAGGAAGCGTGGGGACACGTCGTCGCCCGGTTGTTGAAGGAACTGCCGGAAGCGGTCCGGCCGGGAGAAGACCTGCTGGACCGGGGGAAGGTCCTCGACGCCTACTACATCGCCCCCCGCTATCCCAACGGCCACCCCGAAGGGGCCCCCTTCGAGCACTACGGCTCCCTGCAGAGCACGGAGGCCATCAACCATGCCCGTGAAATCGTCGAATTCGTCCGTGCTCGCCTGGCCTGA
- a CDS encoding response regulator transcription factor: MKPRRVILADDHAMLRQGIRKILEEVPGLEVCGEAADGFELLELLKRTLPDLVVLDVAMPRIRGIEAAREIRSLYPDVRVIILSMHRSKEYLYHALGAGARGYVLKEDSDRELLDAIETVGRGEVYVSPRLALEAAEALSTLRQRGIEAARAEVLTCREREVLKLVAEGKTNKEIADLLRISVRTVHRHRENIAAKLQIHNVADLVRYSIRKGYVDVGAR; the protein is encoded by the coding sequence ATGAAACCCCGCCGCGTCATCCTGGCCGACGATCACGCCATGCTGCGGCAGGGCATCCGGAAAATCCTCGAGGAGGTCCCCGGTCTCGAGGTCTGCGGGGAGGCCGCGGACGGGTTCGAACTCCTGGAACTGCTCAAGCGAACCCTTCCCGACCTGGTCGTCCTCGACGTCGCGATGCCCCGGATCCGGGGGATCGAGGCCGCCCGGGAGATCCGCAGCCTCTACCCGGACGTCAGGGTCATCATCCTGAGCATGCACCGGTCGAAGGAGTACCTCTACCACGCCCTGGGGGCCGGGGCGCGGGGGTACGTCCTCAAGGAGGATTCGGACCGGGAACTTCTCGACGCCATCGAGACGGTGGGCCGGGGGGAGGTCTACGTTTCCCCCCGGCTCGCCCTGGAGGCGGCGGAGGCGCTCTCCACCCTCCGGCAGCGGGGGATCGAGGCCGCCCGCGCCGAGGTCCTGACCTGCCGAGAGCGGGAGGTCCTCAAGCTCGTCGCCGAGGGAAAAACCAACAAGGAGATCGCCGACCTCCTCCGGATCAGCGTGCGCACCGTCCACCGCCACCGGGAGAACATCGCCGCGAAGCTCCAGATCCACAACGTGGCGGACCTGGTCCGCTACTCCATCCGGAAAGGCTACGTCGACGTCGGCGCCCGCTGA
- the uraA gene encoding uracil permease: protein MAQTPRIVGIRETLPLLHTLPLSLQHLMAMFGATVLVPLMFKVDPGLALLMNGLGTLVYSFFTRGGIPAYLGSSFAFIAPTLLIISKSGYAHAQSGFIVFGLFFVAVSFVIRWAGTRWLDIVMPAPVMGAVVAVIGLELAPAAASMSGLVGDCHDHRAPLVAGFTLICGIVGSLTLRGRFRAIPVLTAVSAGYALAAALGMVDHRAVAEAAWLTLPDFHAPVFDAGAILIIAPAMLVVLAEHVGHLIVTGNITGEDLVRDPGLHRSLLGDGVSNVISGFTGAPPNTTYGENIGVMAITRVYSVWVIRVAALIAVAVSFLGKFAAIIRTIPVPVMGGICLLLFGVIAASGIRVLVERRVDLGRNANLVMAAVVFIVGVSGAKIEIGTVELKGMALAAVTGIAIALLLHVLGKLGWLNDTLDKEGME, encoded by the coding sequence ATGGCGCAGACTCCCCGGATTGTCGGCATCCGCGAGACGCTTCCCCTTCTGCACACCCTTCCCCTCAGCCTGCAGCACCTGATGGCGATGTTCGGCGCCACCGTGCTGGTGCCGCTCATGTTCAAGGTGGACCCCGGCCTCGCCCTCCTCATGAACGGCCTCGGGACCCTGGTCTATTCCTTCTTCACCCGGGGCGGGATCCCGGCCTACCTGGGCTCCAGCTTCGCCTTTATCGCGCCCACCCTGCTCATCATCTCCAAGTCGGGCTACGCGCACGCCCAGAGCGGTTTCATCGTCTTCGGGCTCTTCTTCGTGGCGGTTTCGTTCGTCATCCGCTGGGCGGGGACGCGGTGGCTTGACATCGTCATGCCCGCGCCCGTGATGGGGGCGGTGGTGGCGGTCATCGGCCTCGAACTGGCCCCCGCGGCGGCCTCCATGTCCGGCCTGGTGGGGGACTGCCACGATCACCGCGCCCCGCTCGTGGCGGGTTTCACCCTGATTTGCGGGATCGTGGGCTCCCTCACCCTGCGGGGGCGCTTCCGGGCGATCCCCGTGCTGACGGCCGTGTCCGCCGGGTACGCTCTCGCGGCCGCGCTGGGGATGGTGGACCACCGCGCCGTCGCCGAGGCCGCCTGGCTCACGCTGCCCGACTTCCACGCCCCTGTGTTCGACGCGGGGGCCATCCTCATCATTGCGCCGGCCATGCTGGTGGTCCTGGCGGAACACGTGGGGCACCTCATCGTCACCGGCAACATCACGGGGGAGGACCTGGTCCGAGACCCCGGGCTCCACCGCTCGCTGCTGGGGGACGGGGTCAGCAACGTGATCTCCGGCTTCACCGGGGCCCCGCCCAACACCACCTACGGCGAGAACATCGGGGTCATGGCCATCACCCGGGTCTACTCGGTGTGGGTGATCCGGGTGGCGGCCCTGATCGCCGTGGCCGTGTCCTTCCTGGGCAAGTTCGCCGCCATCATCCGGACCATCCCCGTGCCCGTGATGGGCGGGATCTGCCTGCTGCTCTTCGGCGTCATCGCCGCGTCGGGCATTCGCGTGCTCGTGGAGCGGCGGGTGGACCTGGGCCGGAACGCCAACCTCGTCATGGCGGCCGTGGTCTTCATCGTCGGGGTGAGCGGGGCGAAGATCGAGATCGGCACGGTGGAGCTGAAGGGGATGGCCCTGGCCGCCGTCACCGGGATCGCCATCGCCCTGCTCCTCCACGTGCTGGGAAAGCTGGGTTGGTTGAACGACACCCTGGACAAGGAGGGAATGGAATGA
- a CDS encoding ABC transporter permease, giving the protein MTPRGRPPVLHRIQYYYRQKDLLVSYIRKDLRERYVGSFFGFYWSVINPLILLGIYTFVFSVIFKVRFGDQPSGLAHSALFIYCGMVPWMAFHESVGRCTGVLVDNANLLKKVMFPAKILPMYLVLSHVVNLAIGMAILVLAGALAGSPPTPCMLFLPLLVGLQVTLTLGLGWIAAAVNVFVRDMAQLINQVLVMWMYLSPIFYSLDVIPEDIRKWSALNPWAALVESYRDVMLRGRVPDLAGLGAFALFAVVVFIAGYFFFNRFKHEFADVL; this is encoded by the coding sequence ATGACGCCCCGCGGTCGCCCCCCCGTCCTTCACCGGATCCAGTACTACTACCGCCAGAAAGACCTCCTGGTCAGCTACATCCGGAAGGACCTCCGCGAACGCTACGTGGGCTCCTTCTTCGGCTTTTACTGGTCCGTCATCAACCCCCTGATTCTACTAGGGATATACACCTTCGTCTTCTCAGTCATCTTCAAGGTCCGCTTCGGCGACCAGCCGTCCGGCCTCGCGCACTCCGCCCTCTTCATCTACTGCGGGATGGTGCCCTGGATGGCGTTCCACGAGTCCGTGGGCCGCTGCACCGGGGTGCTGGTGGACAACGCCAACCTCCTCAAGAAAGTCATGTTCCCGGCGAAGATCCTCCCGATGTACCTGGTGCTGTCCCACGTGGTGAACCTGGCCATCGGGATGGCCATCCTCGTGCTGGCCGGGGCGCTCGCGGGGTCGCCCCCGACGCCCTGCATGCTCTTCCTCCCGCTGCTGGTCGGGCTCCAGGTGACCCTGACCCTGGGGCTCGGGTGGATCGCCGCGGCCGTCAACGTCTTCGTCCGCGACATGGCCCAGCTCATCAACCAGGTGCTGGTCATGTGGATGTACCTCTCGCCGATCTTCTACTCCCTCGACGTCATCCCCGAGGACATCCGGAAGTGGTCCGCCCTCAACCCGTGGGCCGCCCTGGTGGAGAGCTACCGGGACGTGATGCTCAGGGGCCGCGTCCCCGACCTGGCTGGCCTGGGGGCCTTCGCGCTGTTCGCCGTGGTCGTCTTTATCGCCGGGTACTTTTTCTTCAACCGTTTCAAGCACGAGTTTGCAGACGTTCTGTGA
- a CDS encoding integrase arm-type DNA-binding domain-containing protein: MPKTKREVLTELRIRAIKPGTKPIKVTDGQGLYLLVTPNGSKLWRMGFVFAGRNKSLSFGEYPLISLKEARNKRDEARRLLKEGHDPAAMKQAKKAARVADENTFEVIAREWHLRNSGIWTPLHCSRIIRWLEKDVFPYIGDRAIKDLNAPDVLTVCRRIEKRTVYTAHRLLQIIGAVFRYAVATGRAVSDPSGALKGALAPHREKNHATLVDPKAIGELLRAMDGYHGDPVTRAALRLTPLVMLRPGELRHLEWGEIDLDAPEIRIPAGKMKMRSLHVVPLSRQAVAVLREVQCLTGEAKHVFPSARKDGRPMSENTVRSALIRLGYTGEEQTAHGFRAMASTILNEQGFHRRFSPVAPDHRRPEMAKTSFAPPGEPGHRMAE; this comes from the coding sequence ATGCCAAAAACAAAACGCGAAGTGCTTACAGAGCTCAGGATCCGCGCAATTAAACCCGGGACAAAACCGATCAAGGTGACGGACGGCCAGGGGCTCTACCTGCTGGTGACGCCGAACGGGAGCAAGCTCTGGAGGATGGGGTTCGTCTTTGCCGGGCGGAACAAGTCGCTCTCCTTCGGGGAGTACCCCCTCATCAGCCTCAAGGAGGCCCGCAACAAGCGGGACGAGGCCCGCCGGCTCCTCAAGGAGGGCCACGACCCGGCCGCGATGAAACAGGCCAAGAAAGCCGCCCGGGTGGCGGATGAGAACACCTTCGAGGTGATCGCCCGGGAGTGGCACCTCCGGAACTCCGGGATCTGGACCCCCCTCCACTGCAGCCGGATCATCCGGTGGCTGGAGAAGGACGTCTTCCCGTACATCGGGGACCGCGCCATCAAGGATCTGAACGCCCCGGACGTCCTCACCGTCTGCCGCCGGATCGAGAAACGCACGGTCTACACCGCCCACCGCCTGCTCCAGATCATCGGGGCCGTCTTCCGGTACGCCGTCGCGACGGGGCGGGCGGTCAGCGACCCCTCGGGGGCGCTGAAGGGGGCGCTCGCCCCTCACCGGGAGAAAAACCACGCCACCCTGGTCGACCCGAAGGCGATCGGGGAGCTCCTCCGGGCCATGGACGGCTACCACGGCGACCCCGTGACGCGCGCGGCCCTCCGGTTGACCCCCCTGGTGATGCTCCGGCCGGGGGAACTCCGTCACCTGGAGTGGGGCGAGATCGACCTGGATGCCCCCGAAATCCGGATCCCTGCGGGGAAAATGAAGATGCGGTCCCTGCACGTCGTCCCCCTGTCCCGCCAGGCCGTGGCCGTGCTGCGCGAGGTCCAGTGCCTGACGGGGGAAGCGAAGCACGTTTTCCCGAGCGCCCGGAAGGACGGGCGGCCGATGTCGGAGAACACCGTCCGCTCCGCCCTGATCCGCCTGGGGTACACGGGCGAGGAGCAGACCGCCCACGGCTTCCGGGCCATGGCCTCCACCATTCTGAACGAGCAGGGGTTCCACCGCCGGTTTTCTCCGGTTGCACCAGATCATCGGCGCCCCGAAATGGCAAAAACGTCATTCGCCCCGCCCGGAGAACCGGGGCATCGGATGGCGGAGTAG
- a CDS encoding nucleotidyltransferase domain-containing protein gives MPVKSSNSSVLAWPDARAVALAFRSWAENLLATHPEVLRAGYIGSCADGRWGVGSDLDVLLVVEDSDVPFERRAAQWDALTLPVPVDLRVYTRKEWDRLPPDGRFLATVRKTAVWVERPSGPSDPSGERGK, from the coding sequence ATGCCCGTGAAATCGTCGAATTCGTCCGTGCTCGCCTGGCCTGACGCCCGGGCGGTGGCGCTCGCCTTCCGGTCGTGGGCGGAAAACCTCCTGGCCACCCACCCCGAGGTGCTCCGGGCCGGTTACATCGGGTCCTGCGCCGACGGTCGCTGGGGCGTCGGGAGCGACCTCGACGTCCTGCTGGTGGTGGAGGACTCCGACGTTCCCTTTGAACGCCGGGCCGCGCAATGGGACGCGCTTACCCTGCCCGTTCCCGTCGACCTGCGGGTCTACACGCGGAAGGAGTGGGACCGCCTGCCGCCGGACGGCCGTTTCCTGGCCACGGTCCGGAAAACCGCCGTCTGGGTCGAGCGCCCATCGGGGCCGTCCGATCCATCAGGCGAACGGGGAAAATAA